One Acutalibacter muris DNA window includes the following coding sequences:
- a CDS encoding GGGtGRT protein — MANEVMFEGKERRMPKIEKCLAEYGLGSLEEARELCNEKGFDPYDIVKGVQPIAFENAGWAYTLGCAVAIKKGVKTAADAAEAIGIGLEAFCIPGSVAEQRNVGLGHGNLGAMLLRDETKCFAFLAGHESFAAAEGAIGIAKTANRARKEPLRIILNGLGKDAAYIISRINGFTYVKTDYDFFTGELKIEETRPFSDGERAAVKCYGANDVLEGVAIMKHEGVDVSITGNSTNPTRFQHLVAGTYKKWALENDKKYFSVASGGGTGRTLHPDNMAAGPASYGLTDSMGRMHGDAQFAGSSSVPAHVEMMGLMGMGNNPMVGATVACAVAVYEGLNK; from the coding sequence ATGGCTAACGAAGTCATGTTTGAAGGCAAAGAGAGAAGGATGCCCAAAATTGAGAAATGTCTCGCCGAGTACGGCCTGGGCAGCCTGGAGGAGGCTCGCGAGCTCTGTAATGAGAAGGGCTTCGACCCCTATGATATCGTAAAGGGCGTGCAGCCCATCGCATTTGAGAACGCCGGCTGGGCCTATACCCTGGGTTGCGCCGTAGCTATAAAGAAGGGCGTTAAGACCGCCGCCGACGCGGCCGAGGCCATCGGCATCGGCCTTGAGGCCTTCTGCATTCCCGGCTCTGTGGCCGAGCAGCGCAACGTGGGCCTGGGCCACGGCAACCTGGGCGCCATGCTTCTTCGGGACGAGACCAAGTGCTTCGCGTTCCTGGCGGGCCACGAGTCCTTCGCCGCCGCCGAGGGTGCTATCGGCATCGCGAAGACCGCCAATAGGGCCCGCAAGGAGCCCCTGCGCATTATCCTCAACGGCCTTGGCAAGGACGCGGCCTACATAATCTCCCGCATCAACGGCTTCACCTATGTAAAGACCGACTATGACTTCTTTACCGGCGAGCTGAAGATAGAGGAGACCCGGCCCTTCTCCGACGGCGAGCGCGCCGCAGTGAAGTGCTACGGCGCCAACGACGTGCTGGAGGGCGTGGCCATCATGAAGCACGAGGGCGTTGACGTGTCCATCACCGGCAACTCCACCAACCCCACCCGCTTCCAGCACCTGGTGGCGGGCACCTACAAGAAGTGGGCCCTGGAGAATGACAAGAAGTATTTCTCCGTGGCCTCCGGCGGCGGCACCGGCCGCACCCTGCACCCGGACAACATGGCGGCTGGCCCCGCTTCCTACGGCCTGACCGACTCCATGGGCCGTATGCACGGCGATGCCCAGTTCGCCGGTTCCTCCTCCGTGCCTGCCCACGTTGAGATGATGGGCCTCATGGGCATGGGCAACAACCCCATGGTGGGCGCGACCGTGGCCTGCGCCGTGGCGGTTTATGAGGGGCTTAATAAGTAA
- a CDS encoding small, acid-soluble spore protein, alpha/beta type: MKSNSVMVPEAKEAMEQFKMQAASEVDVPGAS; encoded by the coding sequence ATGAAAAGCAATTCTGTAATGGTCCCCGAGGCCAAGGAAGCCATGGAGCAGTTTAAGATGCAGGCCGCGTCCGAGGTTGATGTACCCGGAGCATCTTAA
- a CDS encoding iron-sulfur cluster assembly scaffold protein — MNYSHEVENMCTVTKGPHHGPAPIPEEGKWVKAYEIKDISGLSHGIGWCAPQQGACKLTLNVKDGIVQEALVETLGCSGMTHSAAMAAEILPGKTLLECLNTDLVCDAINVAMREIFKQLAYGRSQTAFSEDGLPIGAGLEDLGKGLRSQVGTMFSTGAKGVRYMEMAEGYVIKMALDENNEVIGYQFVKLGKMLEDIRHGVSPDEAYKNNIGQYGRFDGAAKYIDPREE; from the coding sequence ATGAACTATTCCCATGAAGTGGAAAATATGTGCACCGTGACAAAGGGTCCCCATCACGGACCGGCTCCCATCCCCGAGGAGGGCAAATGGGTCAAGGCCTATGAGATCAAGGATATCTCCGGCCTGTCCCACGGCATCGGCTGGTGCGCCCCCCAGCAGGGCGCCTGTAAGCTGACCCTCAATGTGAAGGACGGCATCGTTCAGGAGGCCCTGGTGGAGACCTTGGGCTGCTCCGGCATGACCCACTCCGCGGCTATGGCCGCCGAGATACTTCCCGGCAAGACCCTTTTAGAGTGCCTTAACACCGACCTTGTGTGCGACGCCATCAACGTGGCTATGCGCGAGATCTTCAAGCAGCTGGCCTATGGCCGCAGCCAGACCGCCTTCTCCGAGGACGGCCTGCCCATCGGCGCGGGGCTTGAAGACCTGGGCAAGGGCCTGCGCTCCCAGGTGGGCACCATGTTCTCCACCGGCGCCAAGGGCGTTCGCTATATGGAGATGGCCGAGGGCTATGTCATCAAGATGGCCCTGGACGAGAACAACGAGGTTATCGGCTATCAGTTTGTAAAGCTGGGCAAGATGCTGGAGGATATCCGCCACGGCGTATCCCCCGACGAGGCCTATAAGAATAATATCGGCCAGTATGGCCGCTTCGACGGCGCCGCCAAATACATCGACCCCAGGGAAGAATAA
- a CDS encoding DnaD domain-containing protein yields MDYRLDIGMWNQVFAVPCALVDRHLKLAGKEQLQVLLYALRHAGEGFTPEGLAGDLGMTAEEALDGLEYWCDRGLMSQSGGTLLPVPQDGEVSQPSALQEEPPEEKPSLPPKKRLLRPDGEHLTARLAESENIRYLMQEAEATLGKTLSPAMSALLLTITDDYGLPVEVTIMLLHYAQEVGRTGTSYIDSVARDWAESGIFSLEAAEEKLRQLTNARLAWGKVSAAAGLTKRSPTKSEEEKACRWVYEWGFSQEMLEAAYEACADHTGKFSASYMDKVLGGWQTLGIFNRADLEKHKQAAPAKQKAEGTAEKSYDIAELMELADFRLPDKL; encoded by the coding sequence ATGGACTACCGTCTGGATATCGGTATGTGGAACCAGGTGTTCGCCGTGCCCTGCGCCCTGGTGGACAGGCACCTGAAGCTGGCCGGGAAGGAGCAGCTTCAGGTCCTGCTCTATGCCCTGCGCCACGCGGGGGAGGGCTTCACGCCGGAGGGGCTGGCCGGGGATCTGGGCATGACCGCCGAGGAAGCCCTGGACGGCCTGGAATACTGGTGTGACCGGGGGCTCATGAGCCAGTCGGGAGGTACTCTTCTGCCTGTGCCCCAGGACGGGGAGGTCTCCCAGCCCTCGGCCCTCCAGGAGGAGCCCCCCGAAGAAAAGCCCAGCCTCCCCCCCAAAAAGCGGCTCCTCCGACCCGACGGGGAGCACCTTACCGCAAGGCTCGCCGAGTCGGAAAATATCAGGTATCTTATGCAGGAGGCCGAGGCCACCCTGGGCAAGACCCTCTCCCCGGCTATGAGCGCCCTGCTGCTGACCATTACCGACGACTACGGCCTGCCGGTGGAGGTCACCATAATGCTCCTGCACTACGCCCAGGAGGTGGGCCGCACCGGCACCAGCTACATAGATTCCGTGGCCAGGGACTGGGCCGAGAGCGGAATATTCTCTCTGGAGGCCGCCGAGGAAAAGCTTCGGCAGCTTACAAACGCCCGGCTGGCTTGGGGGAAGGTGTCGGCGGCGGCGGGGCTTACAAAGCGCTCCCCCACCAAGTCCGAGGAGGAGAAGGCCTGCCGCTGGGTCTATGAGTGGGGCTTCTCCCAGGAGATGCTGGAGGCAGCCTATGAGGCCTGCGCGGACCACACAGGGAAGTTCAGCGCCAGTTATATGGATAAGGTGCTGGGCGGCTGGCAGACGCTGGGCATCTTCAACAGGGCCGACCTTGAAAAGCACAAACAGGCAGCCCCGGCTAAGCAGAAGGCCGAGGGCACCGCAGAAAAGAGCTATGACATAGCAGAGCTTATGGAGCTTGCGGACTTCCGTCTGCCAGACAAGCTGTAA
- a CDS encoding autorepressor SdpR family transcription factor: MSNMQATLRALADPIRREILAMLKKGRLSAGEIGEAFPVTGAAVSRHLAVLREAGLVRDQREGKFIYYELNTSVLEEVMLWLVELRGEDTEYVEAK; this comes from the coding sequence ATGAGCAACATGCAGGCCACCCTGCGGGCCCTGGCGGACCCTATCCGCCGGGAAATACTCGCTATGCTGAAAAAAGGACGGCTCTCCGCCGGGGAGATAGGCGAGGCCTTCCCCGTGACCGGTGCGGCGGTGTCAAGGCACCTGGCAGTGCTCCGGGAGGCGGGGCTTGTCCGGGACCAGCGGGAGGGCAAGTTCATCTACTACGAGCTGAACACCTCGGTGCTGGAGGAGGTAATGCTTTGGCTCGTGGAGCTGAGAGGGGAGGATACGGAGTATGTGGAGGCAAAATAG
- a CDS encoding helix-turn-helix domain-containing protein: MLQCQFAEYLFLAPQTVSRWESGGGTPDIALLPKIAAFFGISIDELFGATSLGRTALEMELLMCLLKVYDGEKLAALKERLLSLLPQAGLDPYFEEKAREKINLE; this comes from the coding sequence ATTTTACAATGCCAGTTTGCCGAGTACCTGTTCCTGGCGCCCCAGACCGTGTCCCGGTGGGAGTCCGGTGGCGGAACACCTGATATCGCCCTGCTGCCGAAAATCGCCGCGTTTTTCGGCATAAGCATAGATGAGCTTTTTGGGGCGACCTCCCTGGGGCGCACGGCCCTGGAGATGGAGCTGCTAATGTGCCTTTTGAAGGTGTATGACGGAGAAAAGCTCGCGGCCCTAAAGGAGCGGCTGCTGTCCCTTCTCCCGCAGGCCGGCCTTGACCCATATTTTGAGGAGAAGGCTAGAGAAAAGATAAATTTGGAGTAA
- a CDS encoding ATP-binding protein, whose product MSYDKTIAQAARTELERRRSQAEKTARQNLEGFLSNCPRAKEISRELAKNSAGAARAVLSGGNVHEELEQRKKLGLALREEYEELLKAHGLTRHDIEPRYSCSECRDTGFVDGRMCGCHRALRRSIAYRQLSAGLPLEQCTFQSFLLDYYEGDPAAKKRMKEILDTCRKYAENLRPRSSNLLFWGGTGLGKTHLSLAIANAAIEKGFGVVYGSAQKFALAIEKERFSREDSVGTANSLKECDLLILDDLGVEFSSPYSDAAIYDVVNERLMAERPTIISTNLDPSGLEKRYGERFASRIVGGYALMRFKGRDVRVQKLNR is encoded by the coding sequence ATGAGCTATGACAAGACAATAGCCCAGGCCGCCAGAACTGAGCTGGAGCGCCGCAGGAGCCAGGCCGAGAAGACTGCCCGCCAAAACCTTGAGGGTTTCCTGTCCAACTGCCCCCGAGCCAAAGAGATAAGCCGCGAGCTTGCGAAAAATTCCGCTGGGGCCGCCCGGGCGGTGCTCTCCGGCGGCAATGTGCATGAGGAGCTGGAGCAGCGCAAAAAGCTGGGCCTAGCCCTGCGCGAGGAGTATGAGGAGCTCCTGAAGGCCCACGGCCTTACCCGCCATGACATAGAGCCCCGGTACTCCTGCTCTGAGTGCAGGGACACAGGCTTTGTTGACGGCCGCATGTGCGGCTGTCACCGGGCACTGCGGCGCAGTATAGCCTACAGGCAGCTGAGTGCCGGGCTGCCACTTGAGCAGTGCACCTTCCAAAGCTTTCTCCTCGACTACTATGAGGGCGATCCGGCGGCAAAAAAGCGGATGAAGGAAATCCTTGACACCTGCCGCAAGTACGCCGAAAATCTGCGCCCCCGCTCGTCCAACCTGCTGTTCTGGGGGGGCACCGGCCTTGGCAAGACCCACCTGTCCCTCGCCATTGCCAACGCCGCCATAGAGAAGGGCTTCGGGGTGGTGTACGGCTCGGCCCAAAAGTTCGCGTTGGCCATTGAAAAGGAGCGCTTCTCGCGGGAGGACAGCGTGGGCACCGCCAACAGCCTTAAAGAATGTGACCTGCTGATACTGGATGACCTGGGCGTTGAGTTCTCCTCCCCATACTCCGATGCGGCCATATACGACGTGGTAAATGAACGGCTTATGGCAGAGCGCCCCACCATCATAAGCACGAACCTGGACCCTTCCGGCCTTGAAAAGCGCTATGGCGAACGGTTCGCCTCCCGCATAGTTGGCGGCTATGCTTTGATGCGCTTTAAGGGCAGGGACGTGCGGGTGCAGAAACTTAATCGCTGA
- a CDS encoding aminotransferase class I/II-fold pyridoxal phosphate-dependent enzyme: protein MKATAVSTRKMKTMSAGELEAIEQEALRDYEEIKSRGMSLNMSRGIPCVEQLDLALGVLEALHARSEFANSNGDDCRNYGVWNGLLEMREIFSELLGVPADQIILGNNSSLQMMFDTISQGFTHGCGGHTPWCRQGEVKFLCPSPGYDRHFAVTEYFGIKMLPVPMLPTGPDMDMIEELCKDPSVKGCWCVPKYSNPTGVTYSDETVRRFARLHPAAPDFRIMWDNAYCVHDLTDEPAELLNIYDECVKEGTEDQVIIFASTSKISFPGAGVAALASSAKTIASLKGRTTVQTIGSDKLNQLRHVLFLHDADGVKSLMKGHRQILAPKFRIVLDALERELGGLGIARWSNPKGGYFVCLDVLEGCAKRVVGLCREAGVTLTDAGATYPYGNDPHDSNIRIAPSFPPQEELRDAMELLCVAIKLAAAEKLLAGRG, encoded by the coding sequence ATGAAAGCAACCGCAGTAAGCACCAGAAAGATGAAGACAATGAGCGCTGGGGAGCTGGAGGCCATAGAGCAGGAGGCCCTAAGGGATTATGAGGAGATAAAGTCCCGGGGCATGAGTCTTAATATGTCCCGGGGCATTCCCTGCGTAGAGCAGCTGGACCTGGCGCTGGGAGTGCTGGAGGCCCTCCACGCCAGAAGCGAGTTCGCAAACTCCAACGGTGATGACTGCCGCAACTACGGGGTTTGGAACGGCTTACTTGAGATGCGGGAGATCTTCTCAGAGCTTCTGGGGGTTCCGGCGGACCAGATAATCCTTGGGAACAACTCAAGCTTACAAATGATGTTCGACACCATCTCCCAGGGCTTTACCCACGGCTGCGGGGGGCATACCCCCTGGTGCAGGCAGGGAGAGGTGAAGTTTTTGTGCCCCTCCCCGGGCTATGACAGGCACTTCGCCGTGACGGAATACTTCGGCATAAAGATGCTGCCAGTGCCCATGCTGCCCACGGGCCCGGACATGGACATGATAGAGGAGCTCTGCAAGGACCCCAGTGTGAAGGGCTGCTGGTGCGTGCCGAAGTATTCAAACCCCACCGGCGTCACCTACTCCGACGAGACGGTAAGGCGCTTCGCAAGGCTTCACCCTGCCGCCCCGGACTTCCGTATCATGTGGGACAACGCCTACTGTGTCCACGACCTTACCGACGAGCCGGCAGAGCTTCTTAACATCTACGACGAATGCGTTAAGGAGGGCACCGAGGATCAGGTGATAATCTTCGCGTCCACCTCCAAGATATCCTTCCCCGGCGCTGGGGTGGCGGCCTTAGCCTCAAGTGCAAAGACCATAGCAAGTCTGAAGGGCCGCACCACAGTGCAGACCATCGGGTCGGATAAGCTCAACCAGCTGCGGCACGTGCTGTTCCTGCACGATGCGGACGGTGTAAAGAGCCTGATGAAGGGCCACCGCCAGATACTGGCCCCCAAGTTCCGCATTGTGCTGGACGCCTTGGAGCGGGAGTTGGGCGGCCTGGGCATTGCCAGGTGGAGCAATCCCAAGGGCGGGTACTTCGTGTGCCTGGACGTGTTGGAGGGCTGCGCCAAGCGGGTGGTGGGCCTGTGCAGAGAGGCCGGGGTCACCCTGACCGACGCGGGGGCCACATATCCGTATGGAAACGACCCCCACGACAGCAATATCCGCATAGCGCCCTCCTTCCCGCCCCAGGAGGAGCTGCGGGACGCTATGGAGCTTCTGTGTGTGGCCATAAAGCTGGCGGCGGCGGAGAAGCTGCTGGCTGGAAGAGGGTAA
- a CDS encoding ATP-binding protein, which produces MIYRPHYMDALRVYRDAPLVKILAGIRRCGKSTLLDMLGEELQKDGVPGDHIINMRYTSEDLDEGMTDKDMYRGIRERMTDNARYYLLLDEVQEIDGWEKAVNSLLESANTDIYVTGSNSKLMAGEISTYLSGRYVSIPVYTLSFAEYLDFRRGSGLEQRELLNEYIRLGGFPIVALGRFDQRASYQIVEGIYHSVVTNDITKRHNITNYDLFNRVVKFVAENVGKTFSANAIVKFLKGEGRSLSVEAVYNYLEWLEKAFVIYRCQRYDLQGKSVLKTQEKFYLADPSLKYCRMGFSLKSIAAMLENIVYFELRRRGYEVYIGKRETKEIDFVAVRRDERVYVQVCRSLPEDSDREVGNLLELRDHYPKYVVTLDGLAAGNVEGVKIVHMSDFLLSKGI; this is translated from the coding sequence ATGATCTACAGACCACACTATATGGACGCACTGAGAGTGTACCGGGACGCGCCGCTGGTGAAGATATTGGCGGGCATACGGCGGTGCGGCAAGTCCACGCTTTTGGATATGCTGGGGGAGGAGCTGCAAAAGGACGGCGTCCCCGGCGACCATATCATCAACATGCGCTATACCTCCGAGGACCTGGACGAGGGCATGACGGATAAAGACATGTACCGCGGTATCAGGGAGCGCATGACTGACAATGCCCGATATTACCTTCTGCTGGACGAGGTGCAGGAGATAGACGGCTGGGAAAAGGCGGTGAACAGCCTTTTGGAGAGCGCCAATACGGATATCTATGTGACCGGCTCCAACTCAAAGCTGATGGCGGGGGAGATATCTACTTATCTCAGCGGGCGGTATGTCTCCATACCGGTTTACACACTATCCTTCGCGGAGTATCTGGATTTCCGGAGAGGCAGCGGCCTGGAGCAGAGGGAGCTTCTCAATGAGTATATCCGGCTGGGCGGGTTTCCCATCGTGGCACTGGGACGCTTTGACCAGCGGGCCTCCTATCAGATAGTTGAGGGCATTTATCATTCTGTCGTCACCAACGACATCACAAAACGGCACAATATCACGAACTACGACCTGTTCAACCGGGTAGTGAAATTCGTGGCGGAAAACGTGGGCAAGACCTTCTCGGCTAACGCCATCGTGAAGTTCCTGAAAGGCGAGGGGCGCTCGCTTTCCGTGGAGGCGGTCTACAACTATCTTGAGTGGCTGGAAAAAGCGTTCGTGATATACCGCTGCCAAAGATATGACCTGCAGGGCAAGTCGGTGCTGAAGACTCAGGAAAAATTCTACCTGGCAGACCCGTCTCTCAAGTATTGCAGGATGGGATTCAGCCTGAAATCCATCGCGGCCATGCTGGAAAATATCGTCTATTTTGAGTTGCGCCGCCGGGGCTATGAGGTATACATTGGTAAGCGTGAGACCAAGGAGATAGACTTTGTGGCCGTGCGCCGGGACGAGCGGGTATATGTCCAGGTCTGCCGTAGCCTGCCGGAGGATTCGGACAGGGAGGTTGGCAATCTGCTTGAGCTCAGAGACCATTATCCCAAGTATGTGGTCACGCTGGATGGGCTGGCGGCCGGGAATGTTGAGGGGGTCAAGATAGTCCATATGTCTGACTTTTTGCTGAGCAAGGGAATTTGA
- a CDS encoding SdpI family protein translates to MWRQNRVKITVTSLVTLVPCLIGLILWNRLPELIPTHFNFQGVADDWSSKPFAVFALPGFFFVCQLICVFVILHDPKNESVGGKIVSILLWFLPVTSLVASICIYMYALNMQINISFIYITLIGIIQIVLGNLMPKLRHNYTVGIKTSWTLADPENWYHTHHVAGWSCVISGMLILATSLLMSLWLMLILVTAGIAVPIVYSFIYYRRHKSQG, encoded by the coding sequence ATGTGGAGGCAAAATAGGGTGAAAATTACCGTCACTTCCCTGGTGACGCTGGTGCCCTGCCTTATAGGGCTTATTCTCTGGAACAGGCTGCCGGAGCTGATACCCACCCACTTCAACTTCCAGGGCGTGGCCGACGACTGGAGCAGCAAGCCCTTCGCGGTGTTTGCCCTGCCGGGGTTCTTCTTCGTCTGCCAGCTTATCTGTGTGTTCGTCATACTCCACGACCCCAAAAACGAGAGTGTGGGCGGTAAAATCGTCAGCATACTGCTGTGGTTCCTGCCGGTGACTTCCCTTGTCGCCAGTATCTGCATATATATGTACGCACTCAACATGCAGATAAACATTAGCTTTATCTATATAACTCTTATCGGCATTATACAGATAGTCCTTGGCAACCTCATGCCAAAGCTCCGGCACAACTACACCGTGGGCATAAAGACCTCCTGGACCCTTGCGGACCCGGAGAACTGGTATCACACCCACCATGTGGCGGGGTGGAGCTGTGTGATAAGCGGCATGCTGATACTGGCCACGTCCTTGCTTATGAGCCTGTGGCTTATGCTTATACTGGTGACGGCGGGAATAGCCGTGCCCATAGTCTACTCCTTTATCTACTATAGGCGGCACAAAAGCCAGGGGTAA